In Hippoglossus hippoglossus isolate fHipHip1 chromosome 19, fHipHip1.pri, whole genome shotgun sequence, the DNA window GCAGGCGATGTGGCTCGAAGCTCACTACCGGGAGGCAGAGAAGCTCCGGGGGCGGCCACTCGGACCCGTGGACAAGTACCGCGTGAGGAAGAAGTTCCCGTTACCGAGGACCATCTGGGACGGAGAGCAGAAGACGCACTGTTTCAAGGAGCGCACACGAGGGCTGCTGAGAGAGTGGTACCTGCAGGACCCCTACCCCAACCCGGGGAAGAAGCGGGAGCTGGCGCACGCCACCGGACTGACACCGACTCAAGTTGGGAACTGGTTCAAAAACCGGAGACAGAGAGACCGAGCGGCAGCAGCCAAAAACAGGTCAGTAACTTTTTGAAAGAAGTTTTCAGTTGAGAGTTAAACTTGGCATCTTGCAGGGAGCAGGAAGAACTTACTCTAATTGCACCGGAGAGTATAAAGGATTTATTAACTGTCTATCAAAAACCACTAGACACATTGAGGCCTCATTTTGGAGATGTCAAAATTCGTACAACTCCAAAATGTCTAATTTCTCTCTTTATTGACCACTCCTCTATCATCATGCGCTCACTTGTTGAAGCAATTTCCTCTCCACGGGCAGCCAAGGTTGTGCGTAAAGGGGCCATTCATGCGTAAAAGTGCTCGGCCATTCAGCTTGTAGGTTTTTGTCTTCTCTCCGTCAGCGTGTCCTGGTTGatccttcttctcctttctctcgcTTTAATTTGCTTCAGGGTCAGTGTTTGGGTCAACCACCCTGTTGGTGGAGGCAAAATGTGCATGAATGGGCGCAAATTGCTTACCATGCCCGCACGGACTCCAAGATGTTTGGACTGAgatgatttgttatttttgcgTTGACCAAAGATTGacgtttatatatatattttattatttctatattttaatataaatttaGGATTATTtatgagttttatttttgttctatttgcacaacaaaacaaaatatgagaagttttgtgtttcagatttTAACTGGTagtctttttcattctgagttaaaatacattttaacagttGGGTTTAacgtctcctcttcttcttcttcttcttcttcttcttcttcttcttcttcttcttcttcttcttcttcttcttcttctctccatcctcagGTTGCAGCACCATATGTGTTCAGACGGTGCGCGTGCACTCAGTGGAGGAGAGTGCAGTCCGGACGGGAGCGCAGAGCGCGCGGATGGACACACTCTTCTCTCAGTAACGGACAGTGACTCTGACTTGGATGTCTGACACTTTAAAATCTGTGGAATGGACCTTCAGAGGCCTGTGATGGTCCGTCGAGGGAAAccggagaaaagaggaggaggaggaggagttgcaCTAAACTTTATTATTCCACAACATCAAACAGATGATGTAAAAGATTTCTGTCCGTGCTGTTCGTTTCCCGCAGACCAGACTCACACTAGGTTTTTCTAAATTCATCACTGGATGAGGGCAGTGCGCATCTGTTGACCTCCCGCTGTTGGACTTCAACTCAGGGACCCCCACCCAGGAGGAGCGAATCACTCTTATTTTCTCTAATTATGTGTCGTTCTCTTATTTTTTAATGGAACTAGTTGTTTCTTTAGAGGCCCCTGAAGGACCCCTGGATGTCCCCTGCTTTGGACAATCAATTCACACTGAAGCCTTCCTCCCTGTCTGTAcctttgaggttgttttttttcttatactTAATTTAAAGTTCAGAGACTTCactgttcagtctgtgtttgaTGATATGTCAGACTTCAAGTTCAGTTTGATGCTGAATATGTTTTGGtattttatactgtatataaataaaattatctAATTTATGACTCTTATTGTGGctattcttgtgtgtgtgagtgtgagtatGAGTGAGTTTATAGTGATGCATtatgtttaatttgttattatGTGAAGATGTCCCTATAGAGCGTTATTCACTTGCTTCAGGTggatacaaaaaaataaaaatctgtatatATTCGTGTTCAGCTTAATATGACTTCCTGGTCAAactaaaaaaactgaaatttaatTAACTTagccattttattttctataatattttttaatatagaCCCACTATTACGCAGATATAAAGGCGATCTACATTTTTATACTCATTATTATATCTATTGACAGTTTTATCTTCTCCTAAAAGATgtcatcatatttatttatctagtGTGAAATTATGCACAGGAACAAACCTTTATAATGTCTTATTGAGCAAGATTTAACTGTGAATATACAAATACACcagatttaaaacagtttataaaTGTGTCGCTTCTTATAAATGGTTAAAGTTATGATCGGTAAAtcatgttttctgatttatAATAGTATTGATCTAAAGGCGACCTaattatttaagaaaatataataGAAGCATTtatatttgagtgttttttagGTATAAATAATATGgataatatttttgttttttgtcctgtTCAGTTTGCGTTGAACCCATTTCCTAAATATTCTGCATGGTATTCTCCTTCTTAGTCTTATTTGTCCCTTCAGATAAAATATACCCATTCACCTCGAAAAAACTTCATCCATcgttgagaaaaaaacaaacataaaaaggtaaaaaagaaaattcccaGAATTCCCACTTTAAATTGTTCCCCCTGTACCACATGAGGAGACAGAATGTGTTCACGTATCTTCCGTCTTCTGATGATTTTCGCATTTCTTGAAACACCCACAGTAAGAAAGAAGACCAAACAGCGCCATCCAGTGGCCAAAATAAAGACAGTGCGGTGGATGTAGTACATTTACCCAAGTTCTATACTTAAGTATGagtctaatgtttttttttaattgagtaTTAAGATTTTGTGATTACTACTCAAACCCCATTCATACTTATACATATTGAACATactactccactacatttatacAATAGCAAGTTACTAGTTAagtataaaatatgaaaactatGCAACAGTATAGAAAGTAATTATAAATAATCCTAGTTAAAATATGTAGTTAATGATTCTATACACTTTAATACATTAAATACCTATTATAATATAAGTTTTGGAAGGGGGCAATCTGCAGGAAAAGGCTTTTTTTAGTCTCGATTAAATCGATGTCTATTTATTCTtctattttcatacattttttaaatataatactCTGACATGCAATGCAATATTTTTTATACAAATCTGAATAAATTGTTAATTCAAGTACAGGgtctgaatacttcttccactGACCACTTGTGAAACACAAATTTACGAGGAGCACTTGAACACAGCGTCCCTCGACGTCACGTCCTGGGTGCGTCATCAGACCGGTCATAGGTCTTAAGAGCCAGCAGATGGCGTAGCTGAGCCAGGCCTGGTGTCGTCTACAAGCaaagtagatagatagatagatagatagatagatagatagatagatagatagatagatagatagacagacagacagacagacagacagacagacagatagatagatagatagatagatagatagatagacagacagacagacagacagacagacagacagacagacagacagatagatagatagatagatagataggttaGAGAGGTCATTTTATTAGGTACacttataataatacaataatgttCAGTTTTGATTGACACTGTCAGTGAGGTATGAATTTAACAATATGTTTATTCATGAGGTTGTCACAATAACAATGTATTCGATTTTATTAGACTGATACGTGACCAGGGAGATCAGACATGCAATCAAACACAGCACAGTACGATGAGTAAGCTTTAAATTCAGCATTACTGTAGCATGCACATTATATTCACTTCCCCAAGCATAGCATATGGTAAATactattaatatatatatattattatatactatACTGATTAATGTAGGTGTTTACTTTTCACTATACAGAGTCTACGGTTAGAGTATATCACACATGATGTACTGATTGTAAAGCTCTCAGTTTGTACATTTACAAACATGtaaatgtacatgtatgtgctgGAATTAGCAGGTATGTGATAATAGAGTTTAACTAAATGAGGACACTATGCATGTTAATACAGAGACATATGATGGTGTGAATATAATATCACAGGTTCCTGAGGAAGTTCCTGACAAGCTCAACgttcactgcagctcagagcaCCATCACACCTCTGATTTAATATATACAGAAActcacagtgtgtgaatgtaaagaTCAAGAGGAAGGGAACTAGAAACTAAATATAAATCTAGAAAACTGAGTAACTGGAAAACTACAAAACTGAGCAACTAGAAAAGTGATCAACACAATAATTGATTAACTAGAAAAGTAGCTGTAAGAGTCACTAGAAAAATGATTAACAACAAAACCGAGTAGTTAGACAACTAGAAAACAGAGTAACTAGAAGACTGATTAAGTAGAAAACCGAGCATctagaaaactgtaaaaaagagTATCTAGAAAACAGAGTTTACTagattttatcattatttgaCATATAGCAAATAATAGTAATAGACATGTATGTTATTTGTTCTGTTtcctaggtgtgtgtgtggggggtggggggtgtgtgtgtgtgaccatgcATAAGGACTGAATGATTGACTGGCATTATTGGCTGCCTGGGCcatgacacacacgcacacgcacgctcCATGCCTGCGGGTGAattccacccccccacccctcagaAAACACCTCTTCcatctgcgcacacacacacacacaaagacacacacactcatagtctctctctctctctctctctccctctctctctcttttctctcatccGGCGCGAGAGCTCGGCAGCGCGTGTGACGCGTTTTGCGCATTTCCTGCAGCTCGCGCTCACTCGCGGATTCAGGAGCGAGGGGACGGGAAGCGGGGGGCGCGCGCAAGGAaccaaagcagaaaaaaaaccgGAGCGGAGCTGGGGAGCGGAGCCCCGCCGTGATGTCCTCAGGGTGGTCGTGAAGACAAAAACACCGCAGCGGGGTTGACGAACACACAGAGGCGCTGCTTTCCGGAGAGGACGCGCAGAAACACCGCGGCACCGTGAGGTCGAGGAGCTTATCCCGGCGGAGAGCGAGTCTGCGACGGGCTGGACACCGAGCACCAATCCCGGATGGCTAGGCGCGGCTGCTCCCGCTGTCTCCCACCCTGACCCGGGACAGACACACGCACGGACCCGCGGTGGGGAGGCTCAGGGGCTTCGAGTGAACCCAACCGGAGCCCGTTAACCTGCACACCCCGCCCAGGCGTCCCTATCCCGGCCTGTTTCCGCAGATATTCTGGAATCTTGTCTGGAGCATAAACAAACACGAGAGCGACCTCTGAAGGGTGTGAGTCTGCGTTGGGGCTGCGTGTTACtgcacatcagtgtgtgtgtgtctgtgcgagtgtgtgtgaggataaCACAGTGTTCTGATATGGCTGTACTAGACTGAGAGTCTAAGGAGCCAGCGGCATTATGGGATGTAGCAGGACTGTGCAGTGACCCCCTCTCATTGGAAGGAAACACTCTGTGTACAGGAGCAGGAACAGGCTGACtagtccaaacacacacacacacatacacacacaacacacacaacacacacatccctgaAGCTATGCCTGTGTTCAGTGGCCTGTTGAAGGTGCGAGTGTGTGAGGCAGTGGACCTGAAACCCACCCCATGGGCCCTGCGTCACGCTGTGGGCAAGAGCGGCTCCTTCCTCCTGGACCCCTACCTGGCCCTGAACCTGGACCAGACCCGGCTGGGCCAGACCGCCACCAGGACCAAGACCAACAGCCCCGCCTGGCACCAGGAGTTCTGCACCGAGGTCCGCGAGGGACGGAGCCTGGAGCTCTCCGTCTTCCACGACGCGCCCATCGGGTACGATGACTTCGTGGCCAACTGCACCATCCAGCTGGAGGACCTGCTGCAGAACGGAACCAGGCACTATGAAGACTGGGTATGTGATTGATATGTGAGGTCCAG includes these proteins:
- the six3b gene encoding homeobox protein SIX3b, with translation MVFRSPLDFFSASRLLLPHFADGPSPLARSRSPEDTPSACPPMALPGLCFSAAQIASVCETLEETGDIERLARFLWSLPVTADGRDSISEHESVQRARAVVAYHTGSFRELYHILETHRFTRASHGKLQAMWLEAHYREAEKLRGRPLGPVDKYRVRKKFPLPRTIWDGEQKTHCFKERTRGLLREWYLQDPYPNPGKKRELAHATGLTPTQVGNWFKNRRQRDRAAAAKNRLQHHMCSDGARALSGGECSPDGSAERADGHTLLSVTDSDSDLDV